Proteins co-encoded in one Halodesulfovibrio marinisediminis DSM 17456 genomic window:
- a CDS encoding OPT family oligopeptide transporter, producing the protein MYQDKELQEYRDLLQPPTEFEQGFDWKTIIGAIFIGFLMMPGSMYLQLVIGQGIGPAARWVTIILFAEVAKRSYTELKQQEVFLLFYMAGAALASPFSGLLWNQYLVQSDAAKMLGLTEFIPTWIAPQPGSEALTERTFLHQDWLIPILLLVGAQLVQRIDHFGLGYALYRLTSDVEQLPFPMAPVGALGTMALAESTEDRKSGWKWRIFSIGGVIGLAFGFFYILLPALSDLLFEEPIRLIPIPWIELTRHTESVLPAVATGLQFDLTLVFVGMVLPFWAVIGGLIGLVVTIAANPILFDLGILHRWKPGMETVETVFANNFDFYMSFGIGLGLAIAIIGIWQVIRSFRSKTGELDFSKLFNPPAGRGDINFWLSIGIYFFSTLAYILICRWLVPSFPWVFFLIYGFVYTPIVSYISARMEGIVGQFVSLPFVREASFIAGAKYFGYSGIEIWYAPIPLHNYGEATVKFREIELTGTNLRGIIKAEFFVFPIVIIASLLFSQFLWKLAPIPSASYPYAQKIWHLQALNSLLLQSSTLEGNSLFYQALSFSYVSSGIGLGLIMYALLSVFGLPVMLIYGVVRGLGQSTPHGIILEVVGALLGRYFFLKKYGKEWRHYAPVLLAGFSCGMGLTGMLAMGCTLILKSLSQLAY; encoded by the coding sequence ATGTATCAAGATAAAGAATTACAGGAATATCGAGACCTACTCCAGCCACCTACCGAGTTTGAACAAGGGTTTGACTGGAAAACCATCATTGGTGCCATATTTATCGGTTTCCTTATGATGCCGGGCAGCATGTACTTGCAGCTTGTCATCGGTCAGGGAATCGGTCCTGCTGCGCGCTGGGTAACCATCATCCTCTTTGCTGAAGTAGCAAAACGTTCTTATACCGAATTAAAACAACAGGAAGTATTCCTTCTATTCTACATGGCGGGTGCGGCGCTTGCATCGCCATTCTCCGGCCTATTATGGAATCAATATCTGGTTCAATCAGATGCAGCCAAGATGCTTGGTCTCACAGAATTTATTCCTACGTGGATTGCGCCACAACCAGGGTCAGAAGCCCTGACAGAAAGAACCTTCTTGCATCAAGACTGGCTTATTCCAATACTGCTCCTTGTAGGAGCTCAACTTGTACAGCGCATTGACCACTTCGGGCTAGGATACGCCCTGTACCGACTCACATCCGATGTAGAACAACTACCGTTCCCGATGGCACCAGTTGGTGCATTAGGTACAATGGCTCTTGCAGAATCAACAGAGGACAGGAAATCCGGCTGGAAGTGGAGAATATTCTCCATAGGCGGGGTCATCGGTCTTGCTTTCGGCTTCTTCTACATATTACTTCCGGCACTTTCTGACTTACTTTTCGAGGAACCGATACGTCTGATTCCGATCCCATGGATTGAACTGACACGCCACACCGAGTCTGTTCTTCCTGCGGTTGCGACTGGTTTGCAGTTCGACCTAACATTGGTCTTTGTTGGCATGGTGTTACCCTTCTGGGCAGTTATTGGCGGTCTTATAGGATTAGTTGTAACTATTGCCGCAAACCCCATCCTTTTCGATTTAGGAATTCTTCACCGCTGGAAGCCAGGAATGGAAACCGTTGAAACAGTCTTTGCGAACAACTTCGACTTTTATATGTCCTTCGGTATCGGGCTTGGACTTGCAATTGCGATTATTGGTATCTGGCAGGTCATACGCTCTTTCAGATCAAAAACTGGTGAGTTGGACTTTTCCAAGCTGTTCAATCCGCCAGCCGGACGTGGTGACATTAATTTCTGGCTTTCCATCGGCATCTATTTCTTCTCAACCCTTGCGTACATCCTCATTTGCCGCTGGCTTGTTCCAAGCTTCCCATGGGTATTCTTCCTGATCTACGGTTTTGTCTACACACCAATCGTGTCATACATCAGCGCCCGTATGGAGGGTATTGTAGGACAATTCGTCTCCTTGCCCTTTGTGCGCGAAGCAAGTTTTATTGCCGGAGCAAAATACTTCGGCTACAGCGGAATAGAAATCTGGTATGCCCCAATCCCACTGCATAACTACGGGGAAGCAACTGTGAAATTCCGTGAAATTGAACTTACCGGTACAAATCTACGCGGCATCATAAAAGCTGAATTCTTTGTATTCCCGATTGTTATTATCGCCTCACTCCTATTCTCCCAATTCCTATGGAAACTGGCTCCAATACCGTCAGCAAGCTATCCCTATGCACAAAAAATATGGCACTTGCAGGCTCTGAACTCACTTTTACTACAATCATCAACACTTGAAGGAAACTCACTGTTCTACCAGGCATTAAGTTTCTCCTATGTAAGCTCAGGAATCGGGCTGGGACTGATTATGTACGCTCTTCTTTCTGTATTTGGACTTCCTGTCATGCTCATCTACGGTGTCGTACGCGGACTCGGGCAATCCACACCACACGGCATTATTTTAGAAGTAGTCGGAGCCCTGTTGGGACGCTATTTCTTCCTAAAAAAATATGGAAAAGAATGGCGGCACTACGCTCCTGTATTGCTGGCGGGATTCTCCTGCGGAATGGGCCTCACAGGCATGCTTGCCATGGGCTGTACCTTAATTTTAAAATCGTTAAGCCAACTAGCCTATTAA
- a CDS encoding DUF6785 family protein: protein MNTLRLPALVFAILLGLLMCAAGPFNTAWLEGTPLGGGHFPLAPFFISFILFIVTATIASSTNSKPILNGTEQLVAWLFMVIGIGIGYSGLAESFFLNITAPIYYESGGYSWVQTLSPYLPESWYMNDPAVVKPLYEGFTGGHEMSIMQVVQQIPWAAWTGVLLLWGLFIMIAYLTMLCLVNLFGRQWVENERVNFPLLRVPRFLSEALDAGRMQEFLTNKFLLWGIAIPVFLHTINGLSYHYPSIPQFPLIVLAGQYFPKYGLFSGFNKLQLYLVPAYIGFAFLATRQIAFSFWFFYIFGAFFMGVLYVMGFNIPQAAMGINFGPNLARPAEATVIGSTLVFFLFILWLSREHLYKVFKSGLKNTEVHNGEIIPAAWSLWGAIFGTIAMMVWCRWFGMSIGSAVVMPVLFFIILLVVSRVITQGGLPQFMLTAAPSDGVVGLMGTRFLGPAGIALTAVIQKMMFLDVQESLMPNLVHGSKISEQAKNKRRFFIALTILLALCVCTAFCSMLILGYKTGLRDLKLEVETQSVLSIYENAGRLIDAPLSANSWITSFALLGVIIMGTLVFCFYKFPWWPLHPIGFIAAYSKSMRILWVCFFLGWLCNYLVLHYGGTSLYRKIQMVFVGLIIGDMLMGGIWAIVSLFSGIVYPVFPELGG from the coding sequence ATGAACACGTTACGACTCCCAGCTCTAGTTTTCGCCATTCTTCTTGGCTTGCTCATGTGCGCGGCAGGTCCCTTTAACACAGCATGGCTGGAAGGGACTCCCCTAGGTGGCGGTCATTTCCCTCTTGCGCCGTTCTTTATTTCTTTCATTTTATTTATTGTTACGGCAACAATTGCGTCGTCAACAAATTCAAAACCTATTCTTAACGGGACAGAACAACTTGTTGCCTGGCTATTTATGGTCATAGGAATAGGCATTGGCTACTCAGGTCTTGCTGAATCATTTTTCCTCAATATTACGGCACCAATTTACTACGAGAGCGGTGGCTATAGCTGGGTACAAACCCTCAGCCCGTACCTGCCAGAATCTTGGTACATGAATGATCCTGCTGTAGTGAAGCCCTTGTATGAAGGATTTACTGGCGGGCATGAGATGAGCATCATGCAAGTCGTACAACAAATTCCTTGGGCAGCATGGACAGGCGTTCTTTTGCTATGGGGACTGTTTATCATGATCGCCTACCTCACTATGCTCTGCCTCGTAAATCTGTTTGGCAGACAATGGGTAGAAAACGAACGCGTAAACTTCCCACTGCTGCGAGTCCCACGTTTTTTGAGTGAAGCGCTGGATGCAGGACGCATGCAGGAGTTCCTTACCAATAAATTTTTACTATGGGGCATCGCTATCCCCGTATTCCTGCATACGATTAACGGGTTAAGTTATCACTACCCATCGATTCCACAATTTCCACTGATTGTACTCGCTGGACAATACTTCCCCAAATATGGACTTTTTTCGGGCTTCAACAAACTGCAACTATACTTAGTTCCCGCATATATTGGCTTTGCCTTTCTTGCGACACGCCAAATCGCCTTCAGTTTTTGGTTCTTTTACATTTTTGGTGCATTCTTCATGGGTGTTCTCTACGTGATGGGCTTTAATATTCCTCAGGCAGCTATGGGGATCAATTTCGGTCCTAACCTTGCCCGCCCCGCAGAGGCGACCGTCATCGGTTCAACCCTTGTGTTCTTCCTGTTCATCCTCTGGCTCTCCAGAGAGCATCTCTACAAAGTTTTTAAGTCCGGCTTGAAGAATACGGAAGTGCACAATGGTGAAATTATTCCTGCAGCATGGTCATTATGGGGGGCAATTTTTGGAACCATAGCAATGATGGTCTGGTGCCGCTGGTTCGGTATGTCCATAGGCAGCGCTGTTGTCATGCCTGTACTATTTTTTATTATTCTACTGGTTGTATCCCGTGTTATTACACAGGGCGGTCTACCGCAATTTATGCTTACAGCTGCACCATCAGACGGTGTTGTTGGCTTGATGGGAACCCGTTTCCTCGGTCCCGCTGGCATTGCGCTTACTGCCGTTATACAGAAAATGATGTTCCTCGACGTCCAGGAATCACTCATGCCGAACCTTGTACACGGCAGTAAAATTTCAGAACAGGCAAAAAACAAACGCCGCTTCTTCATTGCTCTAACAATTCTCCTTGCTCTATGCGTCTGCACGGCTTTTTGCTCTATGCTTATTCTTGGATACAAAACCGGTCTTCGCGATCTCAAGCTAGAAGTTGAAACACAGTCCGTACTTTCAATCTACGAGAATGCAGGCAGGTTAATCGATGCACCACTCAGCGCGAACTCATGGATTACCTCCTTCGCACTTCTCGGTGTAATCATCATGGGCACCCTTGTATTCTGTTTCTATAAATTCCCATGGTGGCCGCTTCATCCAATTGGATTTATAGCAGCCTATAGTAAAAGTATGCGCATTCTGTGGGTTTGTTTCTTCCTGGGATGGCTCTGCAACTATCTGGTACTGCACTACGGAGGGACATCACTGTATCGAAAAATCCAGATGGTCTTTGTAGGACTCATCATAGGTGACATGCTTATGGGAGGTATCTGGGCCATTGTGAGCTTGTTCTCTGGAATTGTGTATCCAGTATTTCCGGAACTGGGGGGCTAG
- a CDS encoding FtsX-like permease family protein has translation MNSIFAIAPRKNTKQCLALFLVLCLLFCCAVQNSAAKISSDSASKFRKTTYALSLLHDRYTGSQGAKEAARFIHEHFKADFTNNDKVKTGIQSFLIPVTHFKIGTLKKNDTIPQQTVVLPPLRLNAVTPPTTPAKGITGQIIYVKGGDLSEFNGKDVQGAIVIMDLDSGKNWINAAQLGASALIYVDHINNKPPTKALFNDKFELTPINFPRFWISREKAVKLFGDLNTLYSQTMAQDRDIMVTVSANVQWVQAEGENVWAFIPGTGENADDNFMLIEAFYDTESFVPEHAPGADESTSIATLLSIAERLEKNPPKNSVLLLATSGHAQSNAGMRSFASLLTQPLDDIKKLSVTLKQKASDTRETVAILNNPDLLSTPESLSIYSPRECELLRLALESVSKTQVDLFTREVTRLRLAATGSKEDSDRIKELAAKRLELRNLVWLSSKQQAQRPIPPNELNLLRSLVALALAEQQERFADLVVRLRSVESKRLLKETIGKRTLQAGFGLYLSTHGTGIGGFTRGYLYELKQSVKRTSFFAPLSELITEQAKKLPNYDELWQDSLHPTPTKPWQSYLPDIPTFSGEVLALAGFPVLTLASLHDFRPLWGTPYDVLDAMDQNYALEQNEFVTSLIANLSNTSLPAITRGRNGFATLGGSVNLQRQGEPFPDKPAVGTLILAYQGPSRFYSMVNTDGSFELPGLATSQQTIHKAVIEAFKINPQTGLAVWAVDKPSTGKRNYRVKMRRNTMGTQLTMFDCAQSTLFNLLDARTLAYLYRTEIIDARTETSPLRYWYSRLDTRSSTLGTFFLEPDVPYKLTLSDTVLGKKVLLLNNSPEDPLGKGYLTSKWPVIPFTEYHAAKDMWTLLVPRIKNLEEKGIRNERIADLYRQAQAYGKQAKEYYTQKDWVGLLNVSRASLATASLVYNDIEGTQRDVLTGVLFYIALFIPFAYCLERLLFGFASIYKRISAFLGLLILTILIVYLVHPAFQLTYSPLVVILAFFIIGLSFLVSALIFLRFEREVKSFQQQAHNIRVSEAKKSAAFAAAMAIGVSNLRRRPLRTALTIITLTILTFTIMNFTSTKSIRTAGWVEFSKTAPYHGLLLKNPNWRDMPVEALQITNDLFGAEGLIAPRVWFEIEDKTRAPFLPMEYKDKQSSARALIGLAPTEPDMSSLCKHLVSGSWFEENDQHAIILPEDIAKQLGITHIGAIAPKITFWGIPYTVRGIIKNKALAKSKDLDGEPITPIIYPNMAASDLSDTEAEALTRGEDLLRYESRYEHISGARTVIIPARTLLAEGGALKAIAIKTGQNKPDDVNHGLLNIGYRFGMLIFSGTTSGTYLYYATNFISYSGLSTILIPIGIAILIVLNTMIGSVYERRSEIGVYTSVGLAPSHVAFLFVAESLAFAVISAVFGYLIAQTISGFMAGTALWAGMTANYSSTAGVMAMLLIIVVVLISSIYPSKMASEIAIPDVTRAWKLPEPEGDVMRIQLPFLVRASEQAFAGGFLFEYYHGHADISHGDFSTEKLTCSFLPPEDLVEKGLIPDAVQQDTAGDACLAFDFKAWLSPFDFGVRQHVQLIMCPSESHHGFKEIHVVITREAGEKRVWQNLNKPFLHGLRKQLLIWRSIEKSAREEYETDFKNALAAKGKDIPHTAMEDKGDSA, from the coding sequence ATGAACTCCATCTTTGCCATAGCACCCCGAAAAAACACAAAGCAATGTTTGGCATTGTTCCTTGTGCTCTGTCTTCTGTTCTGCTGTGCAGTTCAAAACAGCGCTGCAAAAATATCTTCTGACAGTGCAAGTAAATTCAGAAAGACCACCTATGCGCTCTCTCTTCTCCATGACAGATATACTGGTTCACAGGGAGCAAAAGAAGCCGCCCGCTTTATCCACGAACACTTCAAAGCCGATTTCACTAATAATGACAAAGTGAAAACAGGCATTCAGTCTTTTCTTATTCCAGTAACACATTTCAAAATAGGTACACTGAAAAAAAACGACACCATTCCTCAGCAAACCGTTGTATTACCACCTCTTCGGCTTAATGCCGTCACCCCGCCAACGACTCCTGCTAAAGGTATTACTGGCCAGATCATATACGTAAAAGGTGGCGACCTTTCTGAATTTAACGGTAAAGATGTTCAGGGTGCCATTGTTATTATGGACTTGGACTCAGGAAAGAACTGGATAAATGCAGCCCAGCTGGGTGCATCAGCACTTATCTACGTAGACCACATAAATAATAAACCGCCCACTAAAGCACTTTTTAACGACAAGTTCGAACTTACTCCAATAAACTTCCCCCGTTTCTGGATTTCACGCGAGAAGGCTGTGAAACTGTTTGGCGATCTTAATACGCTATACAGCCAAACCATGGCTCAAGACAGAGACATTATGGTTACTGTCTCTGCTAATGTGCAGTGGGTTCAGGCAGAAGGGGAAAACGTATGGGCATTCATTCCCGGTACAGGAGAAAATGCAGACGACAACTTCATGCTCATAGAAGCATTCTACGACACAGAATCATTTGTTCCTGAACATGCTCCCGGTGCTGACGAATCAACGTCTATTGCCACCCTGCTCTCTATTGCAGAACGGCTGGAAAAAAATCCGCCTAAAAACTCCGTATTACTGCTCGCGACATCAGGGCATGCCCAAAGCAATGCCGGAATGCGATCCTTTGCATCACTTTTAACACAACCACTTGATGACATAAAAAAACTCTCTGTCACTCTTAAACAAAAAGCTTCCGACACACGCGAGACTGTTGCAATACTTAATAATCCAGACCTGCTGTCCACACCAGAGTCATTGAGTATCTACTCCCCACGAGAATGTGAACTGCTTCGCCTTGCTCTGGAATCAGTGTCCAAAACTCAGGTAGACTTGTTCACTCGTGAAGTTACCCGACTGCGTCTTGCGGCAACAGGATCTAAAGAAGACAGTGACCGTATTAAAGAATTGGCTGCTAAGCGATTAGAGCTCCGCAATCTCGTCTGGCTAAGTTCTAAACAACAGGCACAACGTCCTATCCCCCCTAACGAACTCAATCTATTACGCAGTCTTGTTGCACTTGCCCTTGCAGAACAGCAGGAACGTTTTGCAGACCTTGTCGTCAGATTGCGTAGTGTAGAAAGCAAGCGCTTATTAAAAGAGACTATTGGCAAGCGAACATTACAAGCGGGCTTTGGTCTGTACCTCTCTACACACGGTACAGGTATAGGTGGATTTACCCGTGGATATCTCTATGAATTGAAGCAAAGCGTTAAACGAACATCATTCTTTGCTCCATTATCAGAACTCATTACAGAACAGGCTAAAAAACTGCCGAACTATGACGAACTATGGCAAGATTCACTTCATCCGACTCCAACAAAACCATGGCAAAGTTATCTACCAGATATTCCCACATTCAGTGGTGAAGTGCTGGCTCTCGCAGGCTTCCCCGTGCTCACTCTGGCCTCGTTACATGACTTCCGTCCATTGTGGGGAACCCCGTATGATGTTTTAGATGCAATGGATCAAAACTACGCACTTGAGCAGAATGAATTTGTCACCTCGCTGATTGCAAATTTATCCAACACGTCTCTCCCTGCTATTACCCGCGGTAGAAACGGATTTGCCACTCTTGGTGGCAGCGTAAACTTACAACGGCAGGGCGAACCATTTCCTGACAAACCTGCTGTAGGCACCCTTATTCTTGCATATCAGGGACCATCACGATTCTATTCCATGGTGAACACTGATGGTAGCTTCGAACTACCGGGACTTGCCACATCGCAGCAAACTATCCATAAAGCCGTAATTGAGGCCTTCAAAATTAATCCTCAAACAGGTCTCGCAGTATGGGCAGTGGACAAACCAAGCACTGGTAAACGCAATTACCGTGTAAAAATGCGCCGCAACACTATGGGGACACAGCTCACCATGTTTGACTGCGCCCAGTCTACTCTGTTCAACCTGCTTGATGCCCGTACTCTTGCATACCTCTACCGAACAGAGATTATTGATGCACGAACGGAAACCAGTCCATTGCGTTACTGGTATTCAAGACTGGACACCCGCAGTTCCACGCTGGGTACATTCTTTCTTGAGCCGGATGTCCCTTACAAACTGACCCTTTCGGATACCGTCCTAGGCAAAAAGGTATTGCTCCTTAACAACAGCCCTGAAGACCCCCTTGGGAAAGGGTACCTGACCAGCAAATGGCCGGTAATTCCATTTACTGAATACCACGCAGCCAAAGATATGTGGACGCTTCTTGTTCCCCGCATCAAGAACTTGGAAGAAAAAGGAATTCGCAACGAACGGATAGCCGACCTTTACCGACAAGCACAAGCATACGGAAAACAAGCAAAAGAATACTACACCCAAAAAGACTGGGTTGGTCTGCTCAACGTCTCGCGTGCTTCTCTTGCAACTGCGTCACTTGTCTACAACGATATCGAAGGAACCCAACGTGACGTTCTAACAGGCGTACTCTTTTATATTGCGCTGTTTATTCCGTTTGCATATTGTCTTGAAAGACTACTCTTCGGCTTTGCTTCCATCTACAAACGCATCTCAGCGTTTCTTGGCCTGCTCATTCTTACCATTCTTATTGTCTACCTTGTCCACCCTGCGTTCCAATTAACGTATAGTCCACTTGTGGTAATTCTGGCATTTTTCATCATTGGGCTATCCTTCCTTGTATCGGCACTGATCTTCCTGCGTTTCGAACGGGAGGTTAAAAGTTTCCAGCAGCAGGCGCACAACATCCGCGTTTCTGAAGCAAAAAAAAGTGCAGCATTTGCAGCCGCCATGGCCATTGGAGTAAGCAACTTACGCCGCAGACCATTACGTACAGCGTTGACCATCATAACACTCACGATCCTGACGTTCACTATTATGAACTTTACCTCTACCAAAAGTATCCGCACTGCCGGATGGGTAGAGTTCAGCAAAACTGCTCCCTACCACGGTCTGCTTCTAAAAAATCCAAACTGGCGGGATATGCCGGTTGAAGCACTGCAGATTACAAATGATCTTTTCGGAGCTGAGGGTCTTATTGCTCCGCGTGTATGGTTTGAAATTGAGGACAAGACACGTGCTCCATTCCTGCCGATGGAATACAAGGACAAACAATCATCAGCGCGCGCCCTCATAGGTCTGGCTCCAACGGAACCCGACATGAGTTCGCTATGCAAGCATCTCGTATCCGGCTCATGGTTTGAAGAAAATGACCAACACGCCATTATCCTTCCAGAAGACATTGCGAAACAACTCGGCATAACACACATAGGGGCAATTGCACCCAAAATCACCTTCTGGGGCATTCCTTACACAGTACGAGGAATCATAAAAAACAAGGCATTAGCAAAAAGCAAAGACCTTGATGGTGAACCTATAACACCGATCATCTACCCGAACATGGCTGCTTCTGACTTAAGCGATACAGAAGCTGAAGCATTAACCCGCGGAGAAGACTTGCTCCGCTATGAAAGCAGGTATGAACACATAAGTGGTGCGCGAACTGTTATTATCCCCGCCCGCACACTTCTTGCTGAAGGCGGCGCACTCAAGGCTATTGCCATTAAAACAGGACAGAACAAGCCTGACGATGTAAACCACGGCCTCCTGAATATTGGCTATCGATTTGGCATGCTCATATTCAGTGGTACAACTTCCGGAACGTACCTGTACTATGCTACCAATTTCATAAGCTATAGTGGGCTCTCCACTATTCTTATTCCGATAGGCATTGCGATATTGATTGTTCTGAATACGATGATCGGTTCTGTGTATGAACGACGCAGCGAAATCGGTGTCTATACCTCAGTAGGGCTTGCACCATCCCATGTTGCCTTCCTTTTTGTGGCAGAATCATTGGCCTTTGCCGTTATCAGTGCGGTATTCGGCTATCTCATTGCACAGACGATTTCCGGATTTATGGCAGGAACAGCGCTCTGGGCAGGCATGACTGCCAACTACTCATCCACCGCCGGTGTCATGGCAATGCTTCTCATTATTGTTGTTGTGCTTATATCCTCAATCTACCCTTCAAAGATGGCATCTGAAATTGCCATCCCAGATGTAACCCGCGCGTGGAAACTTCCAGAACCGGAAGGTGATGTCATGCGCATCCAACTACCGTTCCTTGTTCGAGCCTCTGAACAAGCATTCGCCGGTGGATTCCTATTTGAATACTACCACGGACATGCAGATATCTCGCATGGGGACTTCTCAACAGAAAAGCTCACATGCAGTTTCCTGCCTCCTGAAGATCTGGTGGAAAAAGGACTTATTCCAGATGCAGTGCAACAAGATACTGCCGGAGACGCCTGCCTGGCTTTTGATTTTAAAGCATGGCTTTCCCCGTTTGATTTTGGTGTGCGCCAACACGTGCAGCTTATTATGTGCCCATCCGAATCGCACCACGGTTTCAAGGAAATTCATGTGGTGATTACTCGCGAGGCTGGAGAGAAACGAGTATGGCAAAATCTTAACAAGCCGTTCCTCCACGGACTGCGCAAACAGCTCCTGATATGGCGTTCCATCGAAAAAAGCGCCAGAGAAGAGTACGAAACGGACTTCAAAAATGCTCTTGCTGCAAAAGGAAAAGATATTCCGCATACAGCTATGGAAGATAAAGGAGACAGCGCATGA
- a CDS encoding ABC transporter ATP-binding protein, with protein MEEKQIIVRVEGVKKTFKMGKQLVHALRGINLEIYSGEYLSIMGASGSGKTTLFNMVGGLDKPTEGKVFIDEVDISQLDAYELAWLRNRKIGYIFQTFNIIPTLTALENVTLPMTFAGLHSDAATEKGLQLLDLVGLGARHQHKPLELSGGQQQRVAIARALANDPAIILADEPTGNLDQRTGEEAIELLRTLCRERGVTIITATHDYKMINVSDRVVWVKDGRVDKIERRDELDISLGTIGEKEH; from the coding sequence ATGGAAGAGAAGCAAATAATTGTCCGTGTGGAAGGTGTAAAAAAGACCTTTAAAATGGGTAAGCAGCTCGTCCATGCTCTGCGTGGTATCAACCTGGAAATTTATTCTGGTGAATACCTCTCTATCATGGGGGCTTCCGGCAGTGGTAAAACAACGCTGTTCAATATGGTCGGCGGACTGGACAAGCCGACGGAAGGGAAAGTTTTCATCGATGAAGTCGATATCTCCCAGCTGGATGCGTATGAATTGGCATGGCTACGAAACCGTAAAATTGGATATATCTTCCAGACATTTAACATCATCCCAACATTGACCGCGCTGGAAAATGTCACCCTGCCTATGACGTTTGCCGGACTGCATAGCGATGCGGCAACAGAGAAAGGACTTCAGCTACTGGACTTGGTCGGTCTTGGCGCCCGACACCAGCATAAACCTTTAGAGTTATCCGGTGGCCAGCAGCAACGTGTCGCCATCGCGCGTGCATTAGCAAACGATCCTGCAATCATTCTTGCTGACGAACCCACAGGCAACCTTGACCAACGAACTGGTGAAGAAGCTATTGAATTACTACGCACCTTGTGCAGAGAACGCGGCGTGACCATCATTACAGCAACACACGACTACAAAATGATCAACGTCTCAGACCGTGTTGTCTGGGTTAAAGATGGTCGAGTTGATAAAATAGAACGCCGTGACGAGTTAGATATTTCTCTTGGAACAATCGGAGAGAAGGAGCATTAA
- a CDS encoding class I SAM-dependent methyltransferase, translated as MTRTLSQSKRTRLLKALWYMLRKPHKALKAIYRDRYDAIWWQQYVTQNYGLELGLPQINLLDLIPEFEETISPYAMLEAAATPMDIALLKGLARSFEDCDYLEIGRWRGESITNVAPHTNNCYSLSLSPEQQAQAGFSSSMIRQDGFFINATQYPNITCINCDTLSFDFSRLNKKFDLVFIDGDHHAAAVTSDTKNIFPLLKDDDSMIVWHDYANSPEKIRWAVLAGILDGLPPEEHKNLYHASNTLCAVYTRKPLSATYQEFAITPDKFFEVTIRAHRLEAPAIGHSQGEARWKRSK; from the coding sequence AAAACGCACCCGCTTACTTAAGGCACTTTGGTATATGTTGCGCAAGCCGCATAAGGCACTGAAAGCAATTTATCGCGATAGATATGATGCTATATGGTGGCAACAATATGTGACCCAAAATTACGGTCTTGAACTCGGACTACCGCAGATAAACCTGCTCGACCTTATTCCAGAGTTTGAAGAAACTATTTCGCCCTATGCCATGCTGGAAGCCGCCGCAACGCCTATGGACATCGCCCTGCTTAAAGGTCTTGCCCGTTCCTTTGAGGACTGTGACTATCTTGAAATAGGCAGATGGCGCGGCGAATCCATCACCAACGTGGCTCCACACACTAACAATTGCTATTCACTGAGCTTATCTCCAGAGCAACAAGCACAAGCTGGATTCAGTAGCTCCATGATCCGACAGGATGGATTCTTTATTAATGCAACACAGTACCCAAATATTACATGCATTAACTGTGATACTCTCTCGTTCGATTTTTCAAGACTGAATAAAAAATTTGATCTCGTCTTTATCGACGGCGACCATCACGCAGCAGCGGTTACCAGCGATACAAAAAACATTTTCCCGCTCTTAAAAGACGATGACTCCATGATTGTATGGCACGACTATGCCAACTCACCCGAAAAAATCCGCTGGGCAGTTCTGGCGGGTATTCTGGATGGACTACCGCCAGAAGAACACAAAAACCTCTATCACGCCTCAAATACCCTTTGTGCTGTCTACACACGCAAACCGTTGTCAGCTACGTATCAGGAGTTTGCCATAACTCCGGATAAATTTTTTGAAGTAACCATCCGCGCCCATAGGCTGGAAGCTCCGGCAATCGGGCATAGCCAGGGAGAGGCTCGATGGAAGAGAAGCAAATAA